ATATTATGGTCCTTTCTTGGTCATTCAGAGAGTGGGCAATGCAGCTTATAAATTGCAGTTGCCTAGTGGAGTTCAAATACATCCGGTGTTTCATGTCAGCCAGTTAAAGAAACACATTGGGGATAAATCAATACCTGATCCTAATCTACCACTTGTCAACCAGGATGGAACAGTGAAAATGGGACCAGAGGAAGTTTTAGAGGTTCGACAAGTTCCTCGACAAAATATGCCAGTGGTGCAATGGCGTATCAAATGGATCAACTTGTCATCGGAAGATGCAACTTGGGAAGACGCGGATTTTATCAAGTATACATTTCCGGAGTTCTTCAACAACACTACAAGAGCATGGCATGAAGCAGCAGTATCGTCGTGAGGTCACGTCGAAACTCAAGGAGGGGGCAATGTCAGGCTCGCTGTGGTTGCAGTTATATCTTCAGATAGTGTAACAGTTAGGTTCAGTAGTTGGATGGCTGAGATCGCTCCTCACCTCTCCAGTGTGCATCGCTAGCCGTTAGATTTCACTGTACCGTTTCATTGCCGTTACTGTTACTTTTCTGGCTGTTGCCAGCACTCTCTCCACCTATTAAAGCAGCCGGGTTGTGGCTGTCTTGAAAGAGAATCTTCTGTGAGAATTGCCGTGATGGCTAAGTAAACATATAGCTAATACAAACACCTTAGATCTGGGCGAGTTTTCCCCATTTTCTCCCTAATGTTTCTCAGGTTGTGATCTGAAATTATAGCTCGGTCCTGACACTGTGCCGAACCATCGAGGCGGCAGAGGAAGATGATATGTATGATGTATCGTGCAAGCATGGCATAGGACCAGCTACATGGAGAGACACACACCACACATGTACTGCAGGCGGCCGGACCTGACCATGTCCACCAATGGCTTCGACGACGGCATGATCGACATGGTGCTGCAGCTGCTCTGTCCACCCAACGACGCCTTTTCTCTCATCAGGTTCTTTCTTCTGCCGGTCTGAATCCAACTTATTTCTTTCTATTGTACAATGCACTCCAAGTGTTCGATGAATTGTTTGACTCATTTTCTTTACTCACGGGAAGGCAGAGTTCAAACAGATGGACAAAGATGAGAATATTTAATGTAGTTTAATCTGCAAGGTATACTTGAGTCTATATAATGATCTGAACTCAGGAATATTAATGTTGCGGCTAAGGGGAAAATCCAAAGCTAGGATTATTTGTTCGTGTTTGCGATTTGCAAGTGTCGTGCTGGTACAGCCCGTCCTCGTTAAATTACAAAGGCACACCCTACTTACTGATTATGGGTGAAATGTTTGAAGCTGAAGTTAGTTCACAAATAAAAGTTACTGATTATGGGTGAAACGTTTGAAGCTCTTATGCATCTAAGGCTATCACATCTGAAATGTTTGAGGCTCTTATGCTCATAAACAAACTGTGTAACAGCACTTCGTACAGTTTAGGTGTTGTCATTGAAAGCAAGTGCAAGTGCCAGAGAAGTTTAGCCCTAGAAATGCAAATGCTAATCCTTGCAAATAGAGATTAAAATAGTAGCTAGTCTTGCCAGGGAATACAAGGTTGTACGATGCACAGAAGAAAAGAAACGCTGAAAACAGAATCTCAGGAAAATTAACCCTGCAAGAAAAATATGATGTCAGTTACAGTCTAGCGTATAGTATATCTTATAGTAAGATTGCCCATAACCTTGACTCAGAGGTTTACCTGTCTCTTAATCTTTTTCTGGTTTTCTGAAGCAAGGGAACCTTGTTATCTTCAAAATTGTTCCCTGTCTTCTTTGTCACGACCCACTCATTAAACTCTGAGAATTCGAATAGACCAACCAGTGCAGCTCTCGTGCGGTGTATTGTCATCACACTCTCAAACAAAATCCAAAATGGCAGAAGGTGTATATTTCTGCAGAGTTGGTTTTAAGGACATTAAATTTTTTGTATGTGGAGAAGCGGATATGAGTAATATCAGATTGTAAATGAAAGCACGTCTTGAGAAACTTACTTTGGATTTCTTATGGCTGTTACCACTAGAAGTACCGCGGGAATATATGCGACGCCCCAGACTGGTAGGTATAGTTCTGGGATCATGACTGATAATGGAACTATGATATTTGAGAGAATACATGCGACAGCAGGGGCCACAACTCTCCGAACAAATAAGAAGCTATAGAGCATATAAAACTTCTTGACGACAGACACATCCTAATGAAACAACAATGGGAGGGATAATTTTCAGTTTTCTTTAAGCATTTTGTTTTAGAGCCAATGAGGGAGAAAAGAACCCTACCTTAGAAGTCAAAATATCTATTGCTACTTTTCGGAATAAATTTGCACCACCACAAGCCCACCGGAATTGCTGTCGACAGTAGGCCTTGTAACTGGATGGCAATTCACTCTTAACCTGCATTGTATTTGCACAGTCAATTGATTGCATCAAACTATTATACTTTCAACAAAATTGTTGTGGTATAAAATCTACTCACTCTGATATCCCCGACATATATAAATTTCCAACCCTTTAGGGTGGCTCGAATTGCCAAGTCCATGTCTTCAACTGTAGTGCGGTCCTTCCAACCTCCTGCCTCTTTGATGGCTGCTGTACGCCACACTCCAGCGGTTCCTTGGTTTACAACAGAAATTCCTTGAGACAAtcatttattttcaaatctatgtTCTAGAggtttttgtctttttctttgtgGCTTAGAATCCGTAAGTTGTAAAAATGTGTACCATTGAAGCTGAAGAAGGCAAAGGTTGCTGATCCTGCTTCTTGCTCAACTTTGAAATGGTAATCGAAGAACATCTTTTGTATCCTCGTCAACAGGCTCACGGTGCCATTCACTGCAAAATTTTGTCAATTAAGAATCGATCAATTCAATCAGAGCAATAAAACACCATCATGTTTGCGGAGTGGTACATTAGCACTATTTTGCATGCCAAATTTCTTGGAATTGTCTCTGTACCTCGTTTCCAGCGCCGCATGAACGATAAGACGAGATAAGGTGAGCATGCTTTAGATGATCATGGAATGCAACGTTTCTTTTGCATGACAGAATCAAGTTTTTATTTATTATCTGAAATATTTGAAGCATATATGACAAGTGCAAACATATAGGATGAAATAAATTATAATGCAGTTTCCATTTCATGACCTAATGAAAACTGCCTTGTGATAGACTTGCAGCTGGAAAGCTGGAAAGAGGAATGCTCCAGAGCTAATAGGAAATGGGAGTGTTTACCGAAGGACCACCGAGCTTGAACAAGAGCAACTTTTGGATTGTGCACGAAGAACGGGATTGTTCTGAGAAGGAAGTCTGGTTCAGGCTGGAAATCAGCATCAAATATGGCAACATATTCACACTGCCTGGCATAGTCACATTCCATTCCCTTCTTCAGGGCTCCTGCTTTGAACCCCTTCTGGCCGCTTCTTGGGGCGTACTTAATGTTCAGACCCTTGGTCACCCAGGTTTCGCATTCAAGCTCCACCAAATTCTGCAGAAAGAAGAAAGCAATCAGCATAGACTGCAAATTCGGTGCCACATAGTTCAGTCTAGAAGCGcatcttagagcaactccaacgggccgacccaaacggatggcaTTTTTATCcggttttttgtccgtttgggtcggccgcccgcccgccgTCCGCCCTTTTTTAGTTTTGGGTCGACAGTGcgtccaacgggccgacccatttcatgaccgCGCACGTTTAAGATCATGCCGTCTGGAGCGCGGGGAAAAGCGGCCTAGCGCATGCTGATTTTGGCGCTCCAGCGTGCGAAAAAGGTTCGCGCGCGCGCCGCGGCCGGCGCTCGTTATAAAGAAGGCGAGGAGGAGCTCGTTATAAAGAAGGCGCTCCCTCCACACTCTGTCCACCGCCCACTCTCGccgcctctgcgccaccatgtcgatcTGCCGCCTGGGCGCTTCGGATTTTTGCGGAGTTCGCGAGcgccgctccggcgccttctcctccgAGATCTGGTTTTGCGAGAAACGTCTCGTCTttggcaccttcgacaccgcagaggaggcggccTGCGCGCacaacgcggcggcgtggcgcctcctgaggcctcgTCGGGATATAAATTTTCCCAACGTGTCGAGCCAGCGAGCGCAGGATCTGGCGCCTCTCCCacggcttttcaccgacgaggatcgtcgtgtccaccagaggcggcagcgtcgcctcgccatcgcaGAGAAGGACGTGGAAGCCTTGGTGGTGCGGCGCGGAGGCTTCCCCCAGGACATCGTCGACGAGCGCCAGTTCTACAAGCAATTGAGATCGGAGAGGGACGCGAAGAGgagggagcgagccgcctatcgggaggacaagcgttCGCGAAAGCAGGCAGCTCAATTGAAACTGAAGCTACGAGAAACGTCGGGTTGGGACTTTGAAGACGAGCAGCTTGCTGACGCTTAccttcagacgtcggaggaggacattaccaagtcGGAGTCAGAAAGCGACGAGTAGTGGTCTTTTTCTTTTATCTGTGTACGCTAGAACTATCTATGTACTGAAAAAAtggccggcggcgtcggcgacgtAGCAGGCGGGCGAGGGGTGTTAATCCACAATGCCACCGACAAACGGGCCCGGTGAGGAAAGAGGGCGAGCGCGAGCGCGCGCGCGTCCGCcttttgtccgcgccgacgcaaatcagaCTCAAAAATGGACCGGAAATGGGTCGGTAGGCGGACGAAAGCGGGCGCGCGTCCGTTTAGGTCGGCGGTTGAGCCGACTTTTTTGTCCGTCCTGGCCTAAATGGACGGTCGCGAACAAAATGGATCACCCCGTTAGAGTTGCTCTTAGCATGTCACATTCTACAACTGACTGAACTGCGAAACTGGAGCAGCTTGACAAGTCAGCATGTGCCAAGGTCTCCGCTTGCAATTGAAGAACTTGTCAGGAAAGGTTTTGTGTTGTTGCTATGCCGCCACAAATGGTCTTTGTTGTAATTGGATAACATTATACTGTATAAATCTAGTGGGGGATGATACAGATTCGATTGTCACTGTTAAGGTGAGGTCTGCCTGCTTACTACACTAACAGACATTTGTTTGGGAGGCCACCCCTGCTTTATCTTAAGGTACATGTCAATTAGTATTTTTTTTGCGAGTACGTCTAGACTAGACGTATCATAACTTTATAAAAAGCATAATTGTAAATATAAAAAGACTACCGCTCGCTGCGAATAGCGAGCGTAGCACATATACCACCAGGCATGTGAATTAGTATCTCAACCCTAAAGAGAGTTGAAAACCTGTTATCCTCGTTTATGCATCATTATATTGCCTAAACTCTACTAAAACAGGATTCACCTTTCCCCGAAATGAACCTTTATGAAATATCAAATGATTTTTTTGTCGTGTGTATGGCATGCAACAATCTATTGTTCAAAAGAAGAGCAACTTTGAATATACTATGGAGGGTGACAGGTAAATGCTTTCGATCCAAATTTATTGGTAATTGCTTGTAATCGGGCGTCCGGTCCGCCTTTTGTCTTGGTCAACATGCGAGCTTGCCACGTGCCCAGTGTGCCCCATGCAGTCCCATGCCTTGTTCCTTCACACTCGCGTCGTTCTCATTCACCCATCCACACCCCACCTTTGTTCTGCTCTCTCGCTCAACCCTGAACAAAACCGCACGCCGTTCGCCGTAGGCCGGCGGACCACCTCGTGCACACAATCGAGGCCAAAGGGGGAGATGCACATTGACCTCATTGTTGAAATATATTGTCCGTCTCTCTCCATCAGTTTAAATTTTTAGATGaattggctggagcatgaattcataTGGTATCTAAGCTAGGAGGTTTTGAGTTTAAGACTCTGCCGAAGCAGTAATAATAAAAAAAAATTCTATGGCTACATAAATCACGTGTCTAAGGACCAAATAAGCCTAGATGTGAGGGTGATGATGTTGCAAGCTAGGGCGGCGAGTGGTTCTGTGACCACAATCGTGCGGTCCTATGAGCTGGTGCATGGGCGCTACAATGCCAGCGAGGGCGATGGCCATGGGGTCGCTAGCTCTCCAAGTCCAAAGGATGTTGTGAGGGCAAAGGAGCAATGCATGGGGGGATTTTTGTTGGTTTTGCTCTATGGATACGTTGCAACCGTTCGGAAGGGGGGAGAGGGCAATGCAACGAGAATGACAACTGCTCTGATCGAACGAATATGTGTGGGGCCATCCAACGGCTCCCGAGGTGACCGATCGGTTAGACATGTGTCTAGAAACAACCAATTCATATGAGGCAGGCCTAATTTATGTGCTCCTTTATTAACAACAGCAGGTTCAACTCACTTATTTGGGAGGGGTTCCCCTAAAATAGGGAACCTATGTTAGTGTTTCGGTTCCCTATTTTTTTCTAAAATAAAATAGGCAAGTTACAACATGCATGTATGTGGTAGAGTATATAGGGGCAGTGGTGCTTAAAATAATTTATTCAGCGGAAGGAAATCTTTACTTCAACAATTATCCTGTCTACCTGTATATGGAGCAGCCATACAAACAGGATGAGTTAAGCCTGCCTTAATTCTTTAGAGCTAAACGATAATGGATGTTTAGAAGATTCTTTTAGTAGGAGGTAATATTCCTTTCAATACCGAGGCGTCCACGATAACTTCATCAATCTTAGGCccttcccaatgctccaccttgtacaggtgctaaggttgTCAACTAAGCAAAAAATATGATGTGGCATGCTAgttaagaagagagagagagagtagtatGGTGACCCAAGGAATAAACGgcgctaagcacgtgtacctaggtggaaGCACAATTCTAAGTCTACAACAAATTAAATGCACGAAGCTTAGCACCCAAAAGCTTAGCAcctttgcattgtggacttgagttgctaaggcaTTTAAtatacttagcacctcatctaagcatctttgcattgggggggggggggcttaaagcTCTGCAACTTAGACACGATATTCAATGGCCGTTGTGGGAGTAAACAAGTTCTTCACTTCATAATATAGTGCACCCATGCTTTTCAAGATTTAACActgatcataaatttaaccaacatggACGACTATGACAGATATctttgaattcgtattcgaaagaaaaATTTCAAAGGTATAACTTTTCAGTAAAATAATTTATGTGTTATTAGTCTAATTTATGATCAAAGTTAAATTTTGAAAAGTGTAAGCGCGCTACATtatagaatggagggagtatgtgataCTAGTGTGAACTTATGTAAGTCTACTTTGTAATCGGTGTTTCACGTTTCGTAAAGTGAGGTTCATACTTCAATAGCCGTGGTGTGATTACGTATGCGTGATAGTATGAGTAGGAGTATGTGCATGTGTGCACAACAACAGCGTAATCGATATTTTAAAACAAAATGTACCTTGATTAACGGATCGGTGGAATTGTCCAGCACTTGGACGATCATCCTGTCCTTTGGCCACTTGAGCTCACATGCCGCCCCGATTGACAGCTTGTACACCTACACGCAGCTCCACCACATGAAATAAATTAGTAACACGCGGGAATATTTAATCACGCAAAACTGATAGGAGATCAATGGCAGATCAAAATATTTCGGTCTTCTGCATACCAAtaaagaaataataataataaaagattCTGATCGGGAAATGCGGCAAGCTATCTTCAAGGTCCAGAAGAAAAGATTGTGATCACCTCCAGCTCGTTGTACATGGGTATCTGGACGAGGACCATGGGGTAGTGGGCGCTCCCcttctcctcgtcgccggcgaggggctCCCACTTGAACCGCCACTCCGGTCGCCAGCCGATGGCCTTGACGCCGAGGCTGACCACGCAGTTGTACAGGGCCTCTACCGCGAGCATCACCGACATCACCATGCACGCCCACACCGTCACCTGCAGCGCC
The window above is part of the Triticum aestivum cultivar Chinese Spring chromosome 2A, IWGSC CS RefSeq v2.1, whole genome shotgun sequence genome. Proteins encoded here:
- the LOC123184949 gene encoding probable glucomannan 4-beta-mannosyltransferase 7, which translates into the protein MEAGEIGGALLFVLAAAAAVLAAVSTGAVDFSHPPAVGGQLDFQETISWFTGVYNGASYSSGAGAVSLAEVHELWVRVRGRVIAPALQVTVWACMVMSVMLAVEALYNCVVSLGVKAIGWRPEWRFKWEPLAGDEEKGSAHYPMVLVQIPMYNELEVYKLSIGAACELKWPKDRMIVQVLDNSTDPLIKNLVELECETWVTKGLNIKYAPRSGQKGFKAGALKKGMECDYARQCEYVAIFDADFQPEPDFLLRTIPFFVHNPKVALVQARWSFVNGTVSLLTRIQKMFFDYHFKVEQEAGSATFAFFSFNGTAGVWRTAAIKEAGGWKDRTTVEDMDLAIRATLKGWKFIYVGDIRVKSELPSSYKAYCRQQFRWACGGANLFRKVAIDILTSKDVSVVKKFYMLYSFLFVRRVVAPAVACILSNIIVPLSVMIPELYLPVWGVAYIPAVLLVVTAIRNPKNIHLLPFWILFESVMTIHRTRAALVGLFEFSEFNEWVVTKKTGNNFEDNKVPLLQKTRKRLRDRVNFPEILFSAFLFFCASYNLVFPGKTSYYFNLYLQGLAFAFLGLNFSGTCTCFQ